The genome window ATATCTGGAGCACTGCGACGCAGTGCTGGCGATGTACCACGACCAGGGGCTGCCGGTGCTTAAATACAAAGGCTTCGGCGCCGCCGTCAACGTGACACTGGGCCTGCCGATCATCCGCACCTCCGTCGACCATGGCACCGCCCTGGACCTGGCGGGCAGCGGCAAGATCGATACCGGCAGCCTGCACGTGGCCCTGGAAACCGCCTATCAGATGGCCGAGACCCGTATATGACTGAGCATTACCAACACCGGGCGCGCAAGCGCTTCGGGCAAAACTTCCTGCACGACGCTGGCGTGATCGATCGCATCCTGCGCTCCATCCATGCCAAGCCCGAAGACCGTCTGCTGGAAATCGGCCCGGGCCAGGGTGCGCTGACCCAAGGCCTGCTGGCCAGCGGTGGCCAACTGGATGTGGTGGAGCTGGACAAGGACCTGATCCCGATCCTCAACCAGCAGTTCGCCGGCAAGCCCAACTTCAACCTGCATCAGGGTGATGCGCTGAAGTTCGACTTCAACACCCTCAACGCCGCGCCCAACAGCCTGCGCGTGGTGGGTAACCTGCCGTACAACATCTCCACCCCGTTGATTTTCCACCTGCTGAACAACGCCGGGATCATCCGCGACATGCACTTCATGCTGCAAAAGGAAGTGGTCGAACGCCTGGCAGCAGGCCCTGGCGGTGGTGATTGGGGCCGTCTGTCGATCATGGTTCAGTACCACTGCCGCGTCGAACACCTGTTCAACGTTGGCCCGGGTGCTTTCAACCCGCCGCCGAAGGTCGACTCGGCCATCGTGCGCCTAGTGCCCCACGCCGTACTGCCACACCCGGCCAAAGACCACCGCCTGCTGGAGCGCGTCGTACGCGAAGCGTTCAACCAGCGTCGCAAGACCCTGCGCAACACGCTCAAGGCCTTGCTGAGCAATGCCGAGATCGAAGCTGCCGGCGTCGATGGCAGCCTGCGTCCCGAGCAACTGGACCTGGCCGCATTCGTACGCCTGGCCGACCAGTTGGCCATCCAGCCTGCGCCCGCAGCGCAATAGAGCATCCTGGGGATAGGCCAGACAGCATGTCTGGCCTAGTGCCCACCTATTGGCCTAGACTGACCCGCATCTGCTGTCCTCCGCTTTTAAGGCCTCTTGCATGTCCGATCCTCGCTACCAGATCGACGTCAGCGTCGTCACCCGCTTCCTGGCGGACCAATCGCAACCTGAACAGAACCGCTTCGCCTTTGCCTACACCATCACGGTGAAAAACAACGGGCTGGTACCGGCCAAGTTACTGTCACGCCACTGGGTGATCACCGACGGTGACGGCCAGGTTGAAGAAGTACGCGGCGCAGGCGTGGTCGGCCAGCAACCGCTGATCGACAGCGGCGCCAGCCACACCTACAGCAGCGGCACGGTAATGACCTCCAAGGTCGGCACCATGCAAGGCTCGTATCAAATGAAGGCCACCGACGGCCAACTGTTCGACGCCATCATCGCGCCGTTCCGTCTTGCCGTGCCGGGAGCCCTGCACTGATGACGACGTATGCGGTCGGCGACCTGCAAGGTTGCCTGCAGCCGCTCAAGTGCCTGCTTGAGCGCGTAGCCTTCGATCCGGCAAGTGACCGCCTGTGGTTGGTCGGCGACCTGGTCAATCGCGGTCCACAGTCTTTGGAGACGCTGCGCTACTTATATAGCCTGCGCGATTCCCTGGTATGTGTATTGGGCAACCACGACCTGCACCTGCTGGCGGCTTGCAACAACATCGAGCGCCTGAAAAAGGGCGATACCCTGCGGGAAATCCTCGAAGCACCCGATCGCGCCGAGTTGCTCGACTGGCTGCGCCGCCAGAAAATCATGCATTACGACGAAGGCCGTAACGTGGCCCTGGTCCATGCTGGCATACCGCCCCAATGGTCATTGAAGAAAGCCCTCAAGTGCGCAGCCGAAGTCGAAAGCGCCCTGGCCGATGACAACCTGTACACCGCCTACCTCGACGGCATGTACGGCAACGAGCCGGTGAAGTGGGACAACGACCTCACCGGCGTCGCGCGCCTGCGGGTCATCACCAACTACTTCACGCGCATGCGCTTCTGCACCGCCGAGGGCAAGCTGGATCTCAAGAGCAAGGAAGGCGCCGACACCGCGCTTCCCGGCTATAAGCCTTGGTTCGCCCACAAAGAACGCAAGACCCGTGACACCAAGATCATTTTCGGTCACTGGGCTGCACTTGAAGGCAAGTGCGATGAGCCTGGCGTATTCGCCCTCGACACCGGTTGCGTGTGGGGCGGCGCCATGACCCTGATGAACCTCGACACCGGCGAGCGTTATAGCTGCCAGTGCGAATCCCCCCTGCCCGTTACACTGCCGGCTGCCGCCAGGCCCTAGGAGCCATCCATGAGCGAATTCAAACGTATCCCTCCCGAACAAGCCCAGGCCCTGCGCGAGCAAGGTGCCGTGGTGGTCGACATCCGTGACCAACCGACGTACAACGCCGCCCACATCACCGGCGCCCAACACCTGGACAACGTCAACATCGCCGATTTCATCCGTGCCGCCGACCTCGACGCACCGGTGATCGTGGCCTGCTACCACGGCAATTCCAGCCAGAGCGCGGCGGCCTACCTGATCAGCCAAGGCTTCTCGGACGTCTACAGCCTGGACGGCGGCTTTGAGCTGTGGCGTACGACCTATCCTGCGGAAATTTCCTCGGGCAATTCGCAATAATTTTTTTCACACCCCGCTACCCCGCGTGACGCTTGGGCTCGCGCCGTTTCTGACGAACGGCGCAGCCAAACTAATTGCGCATCGCGCCTTGACCTCTCAGATTCCGAACTATCCTTAAGCGCAGGCCATCCGAATCAGGGGAGAGCCGGTACACCGGCGTGCGGGTCATCGGTAGCGTTTCAGGGTGTTCTGGGGGGAAAACAGCCATTGGCGTCTGTCAATGTCTGCCAGCATCGACTGATTGATCCGGCGTCGGCTCCACGTATCGAGCGAGGTGACGACGTCATGAGTATTTTCAGCCACTTCCAACAACGCTTCGCGTCCACACAGCAGGAAGAACTCACGCTGCAAGAGTATCTCGAGCTGTGCAAACAGGATCGCAGCACCTACGCGTCTGCCGCCGAACGCCTGCTGCTGGCAATTGGCGAGCCGGAGCTGATCGACACCTCGAACAATTCGCGGCTGTCGCGAATATTCTCCAACAAGGTGATCCGTCGCTATCCGGCCTTTGAAGACTTCCACGGCATGGAAGAATGCATCGACCAGATCGTCTCCTACTTCCGCCATGCCGCCCAAGGCCTTGAAGAGAAGAAACAGATCCTCTACCTGCTCGGCCCCGTCGGCGGCGGTAAATCGTCCCTGGCCGAGAAGCTCAAACAACTGATCGAGAGGGTGCCCTTCTACGCCATCAAGGGCTCACCGGTGTTCGAGTCACCCCTGGGCCTGTTCAACGCCACGGAAGATGGCGCGATCCTCGAAGAAGACTTCGGCATCCCACGTCGTTACCTCAACACCATCATGTCGCCCTGGGCCACAAAGCGTCTGGCGGAGTTCGGCGGCGACATCAGCCAGTTCCGCGTGGTCAAGCTCTACCCGTCCATCCTCAACCAGATCGGCGTGGCCAAGACTGAACCGGGCGACGAGAACAACCAGGACATCTCGGCCCTGGTGGGCAAGGTCGATATTCGCAAACTCGAGGAGTTCCCACAGAACGACGCCGACGCCTACAGCTACTCGGGCGCACTGTGCCGGGCCAACCAGGGCCTGATGGAGTTCGTGGAGATGTTCAAGGCACCGATCAAGGTGCTGCACCCACTGCTTACCGCTACCCAGGAAGGCAACTACAACAGCACCGAAGGCCTCGGTGCGATCCCGTTTACCGGGATCCTACTGGCCCACTCCAACGAATCGGAGTGGCACACCTTCCGCAACAACAAGAACAATGAAGCGTTCATCGATCGGATCTATATCGTCAAGGTGCCGTACTGCCTGCGGGTCAGCGATGAAATCAAGATCTACGACAAGCTGCTGTTCAACAGCTCCTTGGCCAAGGCGCATTGCGCACCCGATACGTTGAAGATGCTCGCCCAGTTCACTGTGCTGTCGCGCCTCAAGGAGCCGGAAAATTCGAATATCTATTCGAAGATGCGCGTGTACGACGGCGAAAACCTCAAGG of Pseudomonas azotoformans contains these proteins:
- the rsmA gene encoding 16S rRNA (adenine(1518)-N(6)/adenine(1519)-N(6))-dimethyltransferase RsmA; protein product: MTEHYQHRARKRFGQNFLHDAGVIDRILRSIHAKPEDRLLEIGPGQGALTQGLLASGGQLDVVELDKDLIPILNQQFAGKPNFNLHQGDALKFDFNTLNAAPNSLRVVGNLPYNISTPLIFHLLNNAGIIRDMHFMLQKEVVERLAAGPGGGDWGRLSIMVQYHCRVEHLFNVGPGAFNPPPKVDSAIVRLVPHAVLPHPAKDHRLLERVVREAFNQRRKTLRNTLKALLSNAEIEAAGVDGSLRPEQLDLAAFVRLADQLAIQPAPAAQ
- the apaG gene encoding Co2+/Mg2+ efflux protein ApaG — protein: MSDPRYQIDVSVVTRFLADQSQPEQNRFAFAYTITVKNNGLVPAKLLSRHWVITDGDGQVEEVRGAGVVGQQPLIDSGASHTYSSGTVMTSKVGTMQGSYQMKATDGQLFDAIIAPFRLAVPGALH
- a CDS encoding symmetrical bis(5'-nucleosyl)-tetraphosphatase yields the protein MTTYAVGDLQGCLQPLKCLLERVAFDPASDRLWLVGDLVNRGPQSLETLRYLYSLRDSLVCVLGNHDLHLLAACNNIERLKKGDTLREILEAPDRAELLDWLRRQKIMHYDEGRNVALVHAGIPPQWSLKKALKCAAEVESALADDNLYTAYLDGMYGNEPVKWDNDLTGVARLRVITNYFTRMRFCTAEGKLDLKSKEGADTALPGYKPWFAHKERKTRDTKIIFGHWAALEGKCDEPGVFALDTGCVWGGAMTLMNLDTGERYSCQCESPLPVTLPAAARP
- the glpE gene encoding thiosulfate sulfurtransferase GlpE gives rise to the protein MSEFKRIPPEQAQALREQGAVVVDIRDQPTYNAAHITGAQHLDNVNIADFIRAADLDAPVIVACYHGNSSQSAAAYLISQGFSDVYSLDGGFELWRTTYPAEISSGNSQ
- a CDS encoding PrkA family serine protein kinase → MSIFSHFQQRFASTQQEELTLQEYLELCKQDRSTYASAAERLLLAIGEPELIDTSNNSRLSRIFSNKVIRRYPAFEDFHGMEECIDQIVSYFRHAAQGLEEKKQILYLLGPVGGGKSSLAEKLKQLIERVPFYAIKGSPVFESPLGLFNATEDGAILEEDFGIPRRYLNTIMSPWATKRLAEFGGDISQFRVVKLYPSILNQIGVAKTEPGDENNQDISALVGKVDIRKLEEFPQNDADAYSYSGALCRANQGLMEFVEMFKAPIKVLHPLLTATQEGNYNSTEGLGAIPFTGILLAHSNESEWHTFRNNKNNEAFIDRIYIVKVPYCLRVSDEIKIYDKLLFNSSLAKAHCAPDTLKMLAQFTVLSRLKEPENSNIYSKMRVYDGENLKDTDPKAKSIQEYRDTAGVDEGMNGLSTRFAFKILSKVFNFDPHEIAANPVHLLYVLEQQIEQEQFQAETRERYLRFLKEYLAPRYIEFIGKEIQTAYLESYSEYGQNIFDRYVLYADFWIQDQEYRDPETGEILNRVALNEELEKIEKPAGISNPKDFRNEIVNFVLRARANNNGKNPTWLSYEKLRVVIEKKMFSNTEDLLPVISFNAKASKEDQQKHNDFVTRMVERGYTDKQVRLLSEWYLRVRKSQ